The segment TTTATCCTTGCCGGCAATTATTTTTACTTGATCATTTTTCTTAATATTCATATATATATCTAAACTTACAAAACTTCAGGGGCTAAGGAAGCAATTTTTACATAACCGGCCTTTCGGACTTCACGTGGAATTGGACCAAAAATACGACTACCCCGTGGTTCACCATTTTTTTTATCAATGATAACACAAGCATTTTCATCAAAACGGATATAACTTCCATCAGCTCGGCGGATTTCTTTTTTAAGTCTAACTACAACAGCCAATAAAACGTCACTCTTTTTTACCATGGCGTGCGGGACAGCTTGTTTAACTGTTACAATAATACGTTCACCAATATGGGCGTAACGCTTTCGATAACCGCCAAGAACACGAATACACTGAACGCTTTTGGCGCCTGTATTATCGGCTACTTTTAACATTGTTTGAACTTGAATCATACAATTTAGTTATACAAAACGCGCCAGCGCTTATCTTTACTTAATGGGCGACATTCTACAAAAGTAACTTTGTCCCCTTCATGAAACTGATTTTTTTCATCATGAACCTTATATCGACTTGTAGAAATATATCGCTTTTTATACTTTGGGTGGATTTTAGTAGATTCAACAGCAACCACAATTGTTTTGTTCATTTTATCACTTGTAACCATACCCTTAAAAGTTCGATGAGCAGTCGGTGTTGTATTCATAGATTTTATTGTAGTTTCTTTCGTAGATTTCATATAATTATTGCTTGTTGATCAAAGTTAAAATCTGAGATACCAGCAAACGTTCACGTCTGATTGAACGAACATGTTTCAATTGCTTATTGGCATCTTTAAAACGTAGTTCGCGAATCTTTTCACGACTAGCTGCCAACATTTTATGCAGTTCTGGCTTTGATTTTTCTTGTAATTCCTTGAATTCCATATAATTAATGCTTTTTTACAAAATTACATTTAACAGGCAACTTATGTGCAGCTAATGTCATTGCCTCTCTAGCCTGAGTTTCCGTAACACCTTCAATTTCAAATAAAATCATACCAGGTTTAACAATAGCAACATAATGATCAACTGGACCTTTTCCTTTACCCATAGGCATTTCTCCACCTTTTGCCGTTACTGACTTATCAGGAAATATTCTAATCCATAGTTTACCAGTTCGTTGAACATATCTTGTGATAACTCTTCGAGCTGCTTCAATTTGGCGACTTGTTACCCAGCAGCCTTCTAGACTTTTTAGTCCATAGCTACCAAAGCCAAGATGAATCCGACGAGTTGCTTTGCCACCTCGTGTCATTTTATGGGTTTTTCTAAATTTGGTTTTCTTTGGTGCTAACATATCAAAATTTATTTCTTAACATTTTCAGTAATAACTTCGCCAGCTTCTTCGTGACGATCAAAAATTTCACCACGATAGATCCAAACTTTAACACCAATCAAACCAAAAGTAGTTTGAGCTGCAGTTCGAGCATAATCAATATCAGCTCGCAAAGTTTGTAGTGGCAATTTTCCTGTAATCAACATTTCTCTTCGGGCAATTTCTGCTCCATTTAAACGTCCAGACAACATAACTTTTACACCAAGTGCTCCTGATCGCTCAACTCGTCCCATTGCCTGTTTCATAACTCGTTTAAAAGGCATACGCTTCTCAATTTCCAAAACCATTCCTTGAGCAACAATTTGAGCGCTTAAATTAGGGCGATCTACCTCATTAATATTTACATTAATTTCACCAGTTTTAAAGTTTTTCAAAAATTTTGTATGTAGCTTCTTCTTTAAATCTTCAATCCCTGCTCCACCACGACCAATAATTAATCCAGGCTTAGCTGTATAAATAGAAATAACAATTTTTTTACCAGAAGGGCGCTCAATCTCTACGCGATCAATACCTGCTTCACGTAAATGCTTAGTAATAAATTTACGTACTAAAACATCTTGACGAAGTTGGTCAATATAATCTCGAGAAGAGGCAAACCACTTGGAGGGCCAAGTTCTGGTTATACCTACGCGCATTACTTTTGGATTGATTTTCTGTCCCATATATATTTTTATCCAGCTTTTCGATTAAATATTTTTGAAGTAAACCCTTGTTTACCTCCACCTTTACCGCCACGTCCTTCACGTCGTGGATCAATAATCTTCTTGTCCTTTTCTTCAGAAGTATCAGATGGTTTAGTAATTGGCTTTTCTGCGGACTTAATTCCTTCGTCTTCTTTTGGAGCTATGCCAAGTTTCATTGGTTCATCAACTTTTTGTTTTCGTCCTGTTTTAACTCCACTGTCATTAATTTCAGCCAAAGTTATATTAATATGGCTCATTCTCTTTAACAAAGGAGTAGCACGACCATGAGCTCTTGGCAACCAACGTTTTAAAACCGGACCGCAATCAACACGAATTTCTTTAATATACAAATTATCTTCAGTTAAATCAAAGTTATGGGTTGCATTTGCTACTGCTGAATCAAGCACTTTGCGCACAGGCATAGCTGCTAATTTACCAACAAATTGCAATTGATCCAAAGCTGGCTTAACTTTAAGGCCTTTTAACAAGCCAATAACAAGCCGTACTTTACGAGGTGATATTTTAATATAGCGAGCTGATGCTTTTACTTCCATATAAATATTTATTTACCTTTAGCTTGTTCTTTAGCCATCTTACCACCATGGCTAACAAATTTTCTGGTTGGGGAAAATTCACCAAACTTATGTCCAACCATATTTTCTGTTACTAGAACTGGAATATGTACTTTACCATTATGAACACCAAAGTTAAAACCAACCATTTCAGGAGTAATTGTTGAAGCACGATCCCAAAGCTTAAGAACGGTTTTATCACCTGGTTTAAGGTTTAGCACTCTTTTCTGGAGACGTTCATTAACGTATGGTCCTTTTTTTAGACTTCTAGACATAAGGCTGATTAAAGTTTCTTGCCATTTCGGCGAGTAATAATTAATTTATTTGAATGTTTTTTTCCTAAACGAGTTTTAACACCATAGGCATTCTTTCCCCATTTAGTTTTTGGATGCTTTAAACCGATAGGCTGATTACCTTCACCACCACCATGTGGGTGATCATTTGGGTTCATAGCTGTTCCACGAACTGTTGGACGAACACCAAGATAACGACTGCGACCAGCTTTACCCAATGTAACGTGACGACGATCAGCATTTCCAACTTGACCAATAGTGGCTAAACATTCTTTCTTTACCAAACGAATTTCACCAGATGGTAATTTTAACTGAGCAAACTTCTTTTCAACTGACATGACATACACTGAATTTCCTGCCCCGCGAGCTAAGCGACCACCTTGGCCTGGTTCAATTTCTACATTATGAACTGCTAATCCAACCGGAATAAATTCTAAAGGCATAGTGTTACCAACTTTTGGCTCAACTAAGGTTTTTGAACTTATAATATCCATTCCAACACTCATTCCAACTGGGGCAATAATATATCGCTTTTCGCCATCTTTATAATTTACTAAAGCAATACGTGGTCCACGATTTGGGTCATATTCAATGGTTATTACTATTCCTGGGACATCAAGTTTATCACGTTTAAAATCAACAATACGAATATAGCGTTTAACACCGCCTCCTTGGTGACGAACAGTAATCTTACCCTGTGCATTTCGGCCAGCATGCTGCTTTCGGAAAAGTAACAAAGAACGTTCTGGAGTCTTTGAAGTAATATCAGAAAAATCTTCGAAAGTTGCCGATCGACGTCCTGGAGTTGTTGGTTGTGCTTTTTTTATAGCCATATAATTATACGCCTTCGTATAGACTAATAGTTTTACCCTTTGGTAGGGTTACCATAGCTTTTTTCCAATCTTTTCGACGACCAATTGTTGAACCAATTCGTCGAGCTTTACCTTCACTTCTAATAATATTAACTTTAATTGGAGTTACACCATATACATCTTTAACGGCTTTAGCAACCTCAATCCGGTTAGCATTAAGTGCCACTGCAAAAAAATACTGGTTTAATGATTGTTGGTGAGAAGCCTTTTCTGAAATCAATGGACGAACTAAAACTCTGTAAGCCTGAGATGGGTTATTAGAATTTGTCTTTTTTTCTGCACCTGCATTTTTTGCATTTTCTTCAGCATACAATGTTTTCATTCCGCCATTAACGGACTCAGTCTTCTTTGACTTAGGTTCATCACTGTTATTCTTTGTTGCTGTTTTAAATATTGCCATATAATTAACTCTTATATCGTTCTTCAATTTGAGCAATTGCCTTTTTGGTAATTACTACATGACGGTATTTTAAAACATCAACCAAGTTAATATTATCAACACCTAATAATTTTACACCTTGTAAGTTACGGGCAGAATTTTTTACCATTCCTTCTGGCATATTTTCAATAATCAACATACTAGTTTTATCAGCTGTAAAAACCTTAGTCTTCATATTTTCAACAAGTGCATTAAAAACTTTAGTCTTATATTCTGTCATTGATAATTCATCTAAAATTGCCATCTGCTTGCTTGCAACTTTATCGGATAAAGCCACACGCAACGCCTGTCGCTTCATTTTAACATTCAAGCCTTTTGAAAAATTACGGCCTTTTGTTGGACCAAAAGTAACACCACCACCAATCCAAATTGGACTTCGGCTTGAACCAACACGAGCACGACCAGTTCCTTTCTGTCGCCAAGGCTTTTTTCCACCACCGCGAACTTCACTTCGGTCTTTTGTGTGTGCTAAAACCTGACGTTCGTTTGCTCTCTGAGCTACAACAGCTTGATGAACTAAACTTTCATTTTTTGGTTGGCCAAAAACTTTATCGGAAAGTTCTGTTTCACCGACATTTTCTCCTTTTTCGTTGTAGATGATTTCTTTAATCATATTAACTATTAGATGGTGTTTCAGTTTTTGTAGGCTCTACTTCTTCTTCAGATGTAACCTTAGTTTCCGCTTCAGCTGTTTCTACAACAACCTGAGCTTCTGCTTCTTTTGTTTCAACCTCTGGATTTTCTGCTTCTTTTACTTCTTCAACAACTTCTGACTCTACAACTAGTTCAACAGGAGTCTCTGTAACTTCAGTAGTTTCAGTAGTGGCTTCACTTCCCTCTTCAAGGTTTGCAGTTTCTTCGGCTACAACAGGTTCTTCAACTTTTGCTTCTGGTAAACCAAGTTCTAAGTCACCGTTGCCGGATAATAGGACTAGTCCATTACGAGCACCTGGGATTGCTCCTTTAATGAAAATAGTGTTAGTTGCTTCGTCAACAGAAACAATTTTTACATCATGCAGAGTTACTCTATCGCCACCCATACGGCCTCCCATACGCATACCTTTAAAAACGTGTTGGACACCACCGGCTCCAACTGATCCAGACATACGCAATTGATCTTTATTACCATGAGTTGCATCCTGACCATGAAAACCATGACGCTTAACAACTCCTTGAAAACCTTTACCTTTTGAGGTGCCTGTGATGGTTAATGTATCACCTGGTTTAAAAGTTTTTACAGATATTGTATCACCAGCTTTTAGTTCAGAGGCAGTTTCACTAGCTGGAAGTCTGAATTCACGAACAAAACGAAAATCACCTAAATTTTTAAAATGTCCACGTAATGGTTTAGTAATTAAACTTGCTCGACGCTTACCATAACCAACCTGAACAGCAGAATAGCCATCTTTTTCAGAATTTTTTAATTGAATAACAGTGCAAGGACCAGCTTCAATCTGAGTCACCGGTATAACCGTTTCCCCTTGCCAAATCTGTGTCATATTCACTTTTTTTCCAAGAATGAATTTCATATGTAGAAAAAATAAAAACCGGTTTTCATAAACCAGTCATCTTTATGCGTCTTATAAGTTAACACTACGTTAACTTGTTTGTTGCTATACAGCAAATTGTGACGATAGAAATGAATGCTTGATTTATGTTGTTCCTTCTCGGTATGGCTAGTTCTCTGCCCACTGCTCGCAATTGCGAGATTAAGCAAATAACACCATATCGGTTTTTTACATTTTGATTTCAATATCAACGCCCGTAGGCAAATTTAAATTACTTAAAGCTTCAATCGTAGCGGCTGAAGGTTCAATAATGTCCAATAAACGCTTGTGAGTTCTCATTTCAAACTGGTCACGAGCATCTTTATGAACAAAAGTTGACGCATTGACAGTATACTTTTTTTTTCTGTTTGTAAAGGAATTGGGCCATATAGATGGGCTCCAGTTCGTTTAACAGTCTGAACAATAATTTTTGTAGACTGGTCAATGATTTTGTGATCAAACGAACGAATCTTAATTCTAACTCGTTGTTTAAAATCGGTAGCAGGCGCTGCTGCTTTAACAACTGGCTTGCTCGTAACTTCGGTCATACGGTGAAATTCTAAATAATGTATTTCTGACTTATTAATGTTAAGTACAGATTACCCCCTCGGTCAACTGACCGAAGGGATCTATCTTTACTTAATAATTTTTACTACTACACCAGCACCAACGGTACGGCCACCTTCACGAATAGCAAAACGTTGCTTTTCTTCTAAGGCGACAGGTGAAATTAACTTAATGTTTAAGTTAACAGTATCACCAGGCATGACCATTTCTGTGCCTGCTGGCAATTCAACTTCACCAGTAACGTCTGTAGTTCTGATATAGAATTGTGGCTTATAACCTTTGAAAAATGGCTTATGTCGTCCACCTTCTTCTTTGCTTAAGATATAGACTTCACTTTCAAATTCTGTATGTGGAGTTACTGAGCCAGTCTTAGCAAGAACCTGTCCACGTTGAACATCATCTTTCTTTGTTCCACGAAGTAATAATCCGGCATTATCACCAGCCTGACCTTGATCAAGTTGCTTGTTAAACATTTCAATACCAGTAACGGTTGTTTTAGTTGTGTCAGCAAGTCCAACAATTTCAACTTCATCACCAACTTTAATAATACCTCTTTCAACACGACCAGTTACAACTGTTCCACGACCTTCAATTGAGAAAATATCTTCAATTGGTAATAGGAATGGTTTTTCAGTATCACGAACTGGGTCTGGAATATATTCATCAAGAGCTTTTACAAGTTGCATAACTGCATCTCCGTATTCACCAGTTGGATTTTCTAAAGCTTTCAAAGCACTTCCACGAATAATTGGAGTTGTGTCGCCTGGGAATTCATATTTCTTCAAAAGGTCCTTAACTTCTTCTTCAACTAAGTCGATTAATTCTTTGTCTTCAACCATATCGCACTTGTTAAGGAAAACAATGATATATGGCACACCAACCTGACGAGCTAACAAAATGTGCTCTCTGGTTTGAGGCATAGGTCCATCAGTAGCAGAAACTACCAAAATAGCTCCGTCCATTTGAGCAGCTCCGGTAATCATGTTTTTTACATAGTCAGCGTGACCAGGACAGTCAACGTGAGCATAGTGACGGTTTTCTGATTCATACTCAACGTGAGCTGTAGCAATAGTAATACCACGAGCTTTTTCTTCTGGAGCAGCGTCAATTTGATCAACACCCTTATCAGATGCTGCCAAACCTTTAGTTGCTAAAACTTTTAGTAAAGCGGCTGTTAAAGTCGTTTTACCATGGTCAACGTGGCCAATTGTTCCAACGTTCACATGAGTTTTTGAACGGTCAAATTTTTCTGCCATATATATTTTTTTAGTTAAAGTTTAAAGCTTGTCCTCGCAAAAGCGGGGATCTTTTTTTATATATTTAAATCTGCCTCTCGGCGACGGGATTCAGGAATAGTCCAGTTATTCTTTGCTACTTGACGCTCAAAACTAGGTTTTGGCGGACTCCAAGATTGAGAAATTTCAGACTCAACATTCTCCTGATTTCCGGTATATTCTTGAGAGAAATCAGAAAATTCTGAGCCTTGAACTTGCCCATTTTTCCAAATAGCAATATCGCGGTTTATTTTATCAATAAGCTCATCTTCTGTCAAGCCCTTAATATCACTACCCTCTTTAACTATATGTTCATAATCTGAAAGACCAGAAATAACATAACAATTATCAGGGTTTTGCTGATCAAAAACAATAAGCTTGTCTCCGGTCTTGTTAATCAAGTGTATGAGACGTTGTAGGCGATCTGACATACTTTAGGCTTAATTCTTGATAGATGGGATTTGTACATTGTAACTAATACAATAAACCCCGTCAATCCTAAAATTGTGAATATCTGTTATTTTTTATCTTTACCGACCTGACCAATAATGGCTTCAGCGGCATGGCGAGGTACTTCATTGTAATGAAGGAACTCCATGCTGTAGTTGGCTCTACCTTGGCTCATAGAGCGCAGTTGAGTAGCATAGCCAAACATTTCTGCCAAAGGCACCTTGGCGTCAATAACCTTTAAATTACCTCTATCATTCATCTGGTCAATTTGACCTCTCTTAGAGTTTAAGTCTCCAATTACATTTCCCATATATTCTTCCGGTGTTGTTACTTCAACTTTCATAATTGGTTCTAGTAATACAGGGTTTGCTTTACGGCAAGCTTCTTTAAAAGCTAGGATTCCAGCCATTTTGAAAGCAGCTTCTGAAGAGTCAACTTCGTGATATGAACCTTCAAAAACTGAAGCTTTAACATCTACCATAGGGTAACCAGCAACAATTCCTTTATCCAAAGCTTCTTTAAAGCCTTTTTCAATGGCCGGGATATATTCACGAGGAATGTTTCCACCTTTTACTTCATCAACAAACATTGAACCAGCACCTGCTTTTTGTGGTTCAATTCGTAACCAACAATGACCATATTGTCCTCGACCACCTGACTGCTTAATATACTTACCTTCAGCCTCAGCGCTTTGTTTAATTGTTTCTCGGTATGATACTTGTGGTTGACCAATGTTTGCTTCAACATTAAATTCACGCTTCATACGGTCAACAATAATATCCAAGTGTAATTCACCCATTCCTGAAATTAAAGTTTGATTTGTTTCTTCATCAGATTCAACTCTAAAAGTTGGATCTTCCTCAGCTAAACGAGATAAAGCCATGCCCATTTTTTCTTGGTCAGCTTTAGTTTTTGGTTCAACGGCAATTTTAATAACTGGTTCTGGAAATGTAATAGTTTCTAATAACACTGGGTGATCAACATCACATAATGTGTTTCCAGTAAATGTATCTTTTAAACCAATAACAGCGGCAATATCTCCAGAGTAAATTGCTTCAATTTCTTCGCGGTGATTGGCATGCATACGAACCAAACGACCAATACGCTCTTTTTTTCCAGTTTTAGAGTTTAAAACATATGAGCCAGACTTAAGCACACCGCTATACACACGAACGAAACATAATTTTCCAACAAATGGATCCGTAGCAATTTTAAAAGCTAACGCAGAAAAAGGCGCGTCGTCATTAACTGGAACTTCAATTTTTTTTGTTGTATCATCAGGATCCATAGCCTCAATTGGTGGCACATCTAAAGGAGAAGGTAAATAATTATTAACTGCATCAAGAACTAATTGAACACCAATATTTTTTAAGGCAGTTCCACATAATACTGGGTATATTTCATTTTTGATAACTGCTTTGCGTAAAGCTTTTTTTATTTCATCAACAGTTATCTCTTCTCCACCTAAAT is part of the Candidatus Falkowbacteria bacterium genome and harbors:
- the rplN gene encoding 50S ribosomal protein L14, whose amino-acid sequence is MIQVQTMLKVADNTGAKSVQCIRVLGGYRKRYAHIGERIIVTVKQAVPHAMVKKSDVLLAVVVRLKKEIRRADGSYIRFDENACVIIDKKNGEPRGSRIFGPIPREVRKAGYVKIASLAPEVL
- the rpsQ gene encoding 30S ribosomal protein S17; the encoded protein is MNTTPTAHRTFKGMVTSDKMNKTIVVAVESTKIHPKYKKRYISTSRYKVHDEKNQFHEGDKVTFVECRPLSKDKRWRVLYN
- a CDS encoding 50S ribosomal protein L29 → MEFKELQEKSKPELHKMLAASREKIRELRFKDANKQLKHVRSIRRERLLVSQILTLINKQ
- the rplP gene encoding 50S ribosomal protein L16 → MLAPKKTKFRKTHKMTRGGKATRRIHLGFGSYGLKSLEGCWVTSRQIEAARRVITRYVQRTGKLWIRIFPDKSVTAKGGEMPMGKGKGPVDHYVAIVKPGMILFEIEGVTETQAREAMTLAAHKLPVKCNFVKKH
- the rpsC gene encoding 30S ribosomal protein S3, producing the protein MGQKINPKVMRVGITRTWPSKWFASSRDYIDQLRQDVLVRKFITKHLREAGIDRVEIERPSGKKIVISIYTAKPGLIIGRGGAGIEDLKKKLHTKFLKNFKTGEINVNINEVDRPNLSAQIVAQGMVLEIEKRMPFKRVMKQAMGRVERSGALGVKVMLSGRLNGAEIARREMLITGKLPLQTLRADIDYARTAAQTTFGLIGVKVWIYRGEIFDRHEEAGEVITENVKK
- the rplV gene encoding 50S ribosomal protein L22 → MEVKASARYIKISPRKVRLVIGLLKGLKVKPALDQLQFVGKLAAMPVRKVLDSAVANATHNFDLTEDNLYIKEIRVDCGPVLKRWLPRAHGRATPLLKRMSHINITLAEINDSGVKTGRKQKVDEPMKLGIAPKEDEGIKSAEKPITKPSDTSEEKDKKIIDPRREGRGGKGGGKQGFTSKIFNRKAG
- the rpsS gene encoding 30S ribosomal protein S19, whose translation is MSRSLKKGPYVNERLQKRVLNLKPGDKTVLKLWDRASTITPEMVGFNFGVHNGKVHIPVLVTENMVGHKFGEFSPTRKFVSHGGKMAKEQAKGK
- the rplB gene encoding 50S ribosomal protein L2 is translated as MAIKKAQPTTPGRRSATFEDFSDITSKTPERSLLLFRKQHAGRNAQGKITVRHQGGGVKRYIRIVDFKRDKLDVPGIVITIEYDPNRGPRIALVNYKDGEKRYIIAPVGMSVGMDIISSKTLVEPKVGNTMPLEFIPVGLAVHNVEIEPGQGGRLARGAGNSVYVMSVEKKFAQLKLPSGEIRLVKKECLATIGQVGNADRRHVTLGKAGRSRYLGVRPTVRGTAMNPNDHPHGGGEGNQPIGLKHPKTKWGKNAYGVKTRLGKKHSNKLIITRRNGKKL
- the rplW gene encoding 50S ribosomal protein L23, translated to MAIFKTATKNNSDEPKSKKTESVNGGMKTLYAEENAKNAGAEKKTNSNNPSQAYRVLVRPLISEKASHQQSLNQYFFAVALNANRIEVAKAVKDVYGVTPIKVNIIRSEGKARRIGSTIGRRKDWKKAMVTLPKGKTISLYEGV
- the rplD gene encoding 50S ribosomal protein L4, which codes for MIKEIIYNEKGENVGETELSDKVFGQPKNESLVHQAVVAQRANERQVLAHTKDRSEVRGGGKKPWRQKGTGRARVGSSRSPIWIGGGVTFGPTKGRNFSKGLNVKMKRQALRVALSDKVASKQMAILDELSMTEYKTKVFNALVENMKTKVFTADKTSMLIIENMPEGMVKNSARNLQGVKLLGVDNINLVDVLKYRHVVITKKAIAQIEERYKS
- the rplC gene encoding 50S ribosomal protein L3 — protein: MKFILGKKVNMTQIWQGETVIPVTQIEAGPCTVIQLKNSEKDGYSAVQVGYGKRRASLITKPLRGHFKNLGDFRFVREFRLPASETASELKAGDTISVKTFKPGDTLTITGTSKGKGFQGVVKRHGFHGQDATHGNKDQLRMSGSVGAGGVQHVFKGMRMGGRMGGDRVTLHDVKIVSVDEATNTIFIKGAIPGARNGLVLLSGNGDLELGLPEAKVEEPVVAEETANLEEGSEATTETTEVTETPVELVVESEVVEEVKEAENPEVETKEAEAQVVVETAEAETKVTSEEEVEPTKTETPSNS
- the tuf gene encoding elongation factor Tu, which gives rise to MAEKFDRSKTHVNVGTIGHVDHGKTTLTAALLKVLATKGLAASDKGVDQIDAAPEEKARGITIATAHVEYESENRHYAHVDCPGHADYVKNMITGAAQMDGAILVVSATDGPMPQTREHILLARQVGVPYIIVFLNKCDMVEDKELIDLVEEEVKDLLKKYEFPGDTTPIIRGSALKALENPTGEYGDAVMQLVKALDEYIPDPVRDTEKPFLLPIEDIFSIEGRGTVVTGRVERGIIKVGDEVEIVGLADTTKTTVTGIEMFNKQLDQGQAGDNAGLLLRGTKKDDVQRGQVLAKTGSVTPHTEFESEVYILSKEEGGRHKPFFKGYKPQFYIRTTDVTGEVELPAGTEMVMPGDTVNLNIKLISPVALEEKQRFAIREGGRTVGAGVVVKIIK
- the fusA gene encoding elongation factor G; this translates as MAREYTLENTRNIGIMAHIDAGKTTFTERVLFYTGKKHKIGEVHEGAAEMDWMEQEKERGITITSAATTCFWHDNRINIIDTPGHVDFTVEVERSLRVLDGAVAVFDGAAGVEPQSETVWRQADKYHVPRLCFVNKMDKMGGDFYMSLKSIRDRLNPRAVAIQLPIGAEDTMRGVIDLIEQKAFEFKGQNGEQITEIEIPADMKEKVDAHRHEMIERVVESDETLTEKYLGGEEITVDEIKKALRKAVIKNEIYPVLCGTALKNIGVQLVLDAVNNYLPSPLDVPPIEAMDPDDTTKKIEVPVNDDAPFSALAFKIATDPFVGKLCFVRVYSGVLKSGSYVLNSKTGKKERIGRLVRMHANHREEIEAIYSGDIAAVIGLKDTFTGNTLCDVDHPVLLETITFPEPVIKIAVEPKTKADQEKMGMALSRLAEEDPTFRVESDEETNQTLISGMGELHLDIIVDRMKREFNVEANIGQPQVSYRETIKQSAEAEGKYIKQSGGRGQYGHCWLRIEPQKAGAGSMFVDEVKGGNIPREYIPAIEKGFKEALDKGIVAGYPMVDVKASVFEGSYHEVDSSEAAFKMAGILAFKEACRKANPVLLEPIMKVEVTTPEEYMGNVIGDLNSKRGQIDQMNDRGNLKVIDAKVPLAEMFGYATQLRSMSQGRANYSMEFLHYNEVPRHAAEAIIGQVGKDKK